Proteins from a genomic interval of Euzebyales bacterium:
- a CDS encoding hemerythrin domain-containing protein: MAEQDIVDRLTDDHNEIRSLFGELDTTPTEQRGDLFRHIVSELARHEAAEEAVVHSATRDDIPGGEQIANAVLEEEDQAERLMAEMEEIDPTSQEFLTRFRQLRDDVLAHAEHEEAEEFPRLREHLDADRRVQMADGFERLKGLAPTHPHPHTPQDPKVRAAVGPIAGIFDRARDAARDVFSSSQT; encoded by the coding sequence ATGGCTGAGCAGGACATCGTCGATCGGTTGACCGACGACCACAACGAGATCCGGTCGCTGTTCGGAGAGCTCGACACGACACCTACCGAACAACGTGGCGATCTGTTCCGGCACATCGTCAGCGAGCTGGCGCGACACGAAGCCGCTGAGGAAGCGGTCGTGCACTCCGCGACCCGCGACGACATCCCAGGGGGCGAGCAGATCGCGAACGCGGTGCTCGAGGAGGAGGACCAGGCTGAGCGGCTGATGGCCGAGATGGAGGAGATCGATCCGACGAGTCAGGAGTTCCTCACCCGGTTCCGCCAGCTGCGCGATGACGTGTTGGCCCACGCCGAGCATGAGGAGGCCGAGGAGTTTCCGCGGTTGCGTGAGCACCTGGACGCGGACCGCCGTGTGCAGATGGCAGATGGGTTCGAACGTCTGAAGGGCTTGGCGCCGACCCATCCGCATCCACATACACCGCAGGATCCGAAGGTGCGCGCCGCCGTCGGGCCGATTGCGGGAATCTTCGACCGCGCACGCGACGCCGCTCGAGACGTCTTCTCATCGTCCCAGACCTGA